Proteins co-encoded in one Saccharomyces cerevisiae S288C chromosome II, complete sequence genomic window:
- the MAK5 gene encoding ATP-dependent RNA helicase (Essential nucleolar protein; putative DEAD-box RNA helicase required for maintenance of M1 dsRNA virus; involved in biogenesis of large (60S) ribosomal subunits), with protein sequence MGKKRAPQKGKTVTKPQEIIVDESKLNWKPVDIPDTLDDFGGFYGLEEIDGVDVKVVDGKVTFVTKKDSKVLKDSNKEKVGDDQESVENESGSDSESELLEFKNLDDIKEGELSAASYSSSDEDEQGNIESSKLTDPSEDVDEDVDEDVLKENVFNKDINIDDISPVNLPEWTNLAPLSMTILQSLQNLNFLRPTEIQKKSIPVIMQGVDVMGKASTGSGKTLAYGIPIVEKLISNFSQKNKKPISLIFTPTRELAHQVTDHLKKICEPVLAKSQYSILSLTGGLSIQKQQRLLKYDNSGQIVIATPGRFLELLEKDNTLIKRFSKVNTLILDEADRLLQDGHFDEFEKIIKHLLVERRKNRENSEGSSKIWQTLIFSATFSIDLFDKLSSSRQVKDRRFKNNEDELNAVIQHLMSKIHFNSKPVIIDTNPESKVSSQIKESLIECPPLERDLYCYYFLTMFPGTTLIFCNAIDSVKKLTVYLNNLGIPAFQIHSSMTQKNRLKSLERFKQQSAKQKTINHSNPDSVQLSTVLIASDVAARGLDIPGVQHVIHYHLPRSTDIYIHRSGRTARAGSEGVSAMICSPQESMGPLRKLRKTLATKNSVSTDLNSRSTNRKPIKWQNTVPLLPIETDILSQLRERSRLAGELADHEIASNSLRKDDNWLKKAADELGIDVDSDEDDISKSNSDTFLLKNKNKKMQKTINKDKVKAMRATLNELLSVPIRKDRRQKYLTGGLVNLADNLVKKRGHNSIIGHEKTNALETLKKKKKRNN encoded by the coding sequence ATGGGTAAGAAAAGGGCTCctcaaaaaggaaaaacgGTCACAAAGCCACAGGAGATAATTGTAGATGAATCCAAATTGAACTGGAAACCAGTAGATATTCCGGACACTTTAGATGACTTTGGTGGATTTTATGGcttggaagaaattgacGGAGTGGACGTTAAAGTCGTGGATGGTAAAGTAACTTTCGTCACcaaaaaagattcaaaagTGTTAAAAGATAGcaataaggaaaaagtCGGAGATGATCAGGAATCTGTGGAAAATGAATCAGGGTCAGATTCGGAGTCCGAGCTCCTTGAATTCAAGAACTTGGACGATATTAAAGAAGGAGAGTTGAGTGCAGCATCTTATTCATCATCCGACGAGGATGAGCAAGGTAATATTGAGAGTTCAAAGTTAACCGATCCCAGTGAGGATGTGGATGAGGATGTGGATGAGGatgttttgaaagaaaacgTCTTTAACAAAGACATTAATATCGATGATATTTCTCCTGTAAATTTACCTGAATGGACGAATCTTGCACCTCTCTCAATGACTATTTTGCAGAGCTTGCAgaatttaaattttctcaGACCTAcagaaattcaaaaaaagtctATTCCAGTTATTATGCAAGGCGTAGACGTCATGGGGAAAGCCTCTACAGGTTCAGGTAAAACTTTAGCCTATGGTATTCCAATTGTAGAGAAACTGATCAGTAACTTCTCTcagaaaaacaagaaaccaataTCGTTAATCTTTACTCCTACAAGAGAACTGGCGCATCAAGTCACAGACCACTTAAAAAAGATCTGTGAGCCTGTTCTAGCGAAATCTCAGTACTCGATATTATCTTTGACAGGTGGACTCTCTATCCAAAAACAACAACGTCTATTAAAGTACGATAATAGTGGCCAAATTGTCATCGCAACACCAGGTAGATTTTTGGAACTGTTGGAAAAAGACAACACTTTAATCAAAAGATTCTCGAAAGTAAATACGCTAATCCTTGATGAGGCTGATAGGCTGTTACAAGACGGTCATTTCGACGAGTTcgaaaaaatcattaaaCATTTATTAGTagaaagaaggaaaaacaGAGAAAACTCCGAGGGCAGTAGCAAAATTTGGCAAACTTTGATCTTTTCTGCAACATTCTCCATCGACTTGTTTGATAAGCTATCTTCTTCCCGTCAAGTTAAGGATAGAAGGTTTAAAAACAACGAAGATGAGCTAAATGCCGTAATACAACACTTAATGAGCAAAATTCACTTCAACTCAAAGCCGGTTATAATAGATACAAATCCTGAGTCAAAAGTGAGCTCTCAAATCAAAGAATCCTTAATTGAATGTCCTCCATTAGAACGTGACCTATACTGCTATTACTTTTTAACCATGTTCCCAGGTACAACTTTGATCTTTTGTAATGCCATTGACTCCGTGAAGAAATTGACCGTATACTTAAATAACCTAGGCATCCCagcttttcaaattcattcTTCCATGACACAAAAGAACCGTTTGAAAAGCTTAGAAAGGTTCAAGCAACAAAGCGCTAAacagaaaacaataaatcATTCGAATCCGGATTCCGTTCAACTCTCAACAGTATTGATTGCAAGTGATGTTGCTGCTAGAGGTTTAGATATTCCGGGTGTTCAACACGTTATTCATTACCACTTACCAAGATCTACTGATATTTATATTCATAGATCAGGCAGAACTGCAAGAGCAGGTTCTGAAGGTGTCTCTGCCATGATATGCTCACCTCAAGAATCTATGGGCCCATTAAGAAAGTTAAGAAAAACTCTCGCTACAAAAAATAGTGTTTCGACGGATTTGAACTCTAGATCAACTAACAGAAAACCCATCAAGTGGCAAAACACTGTGCCTTTGTTACCAATTGAAACCGATATACTTTCACAACTCAGAGAAAGAAGTAGATTAGCAGGCGAACTGGCTGATCATGAAATTGCTTCTAATTCCCTAAGAAAAGATGACAATTGGTTAAAAAAGGCTGCTGATGAATTAGGTATTGACGTTGATTCCGACGAAGACGATATATCAAAGAGTAATTCGGACACTTTCTtactaaaaaataaaaataaaaaaatgcagaAGACTATAAATAAGGACAAGGTAAAAGCCATGAGAGCTACGTTGAACGAATTGTTATCAGTGCCTATACGTAAAGATAGAAGACAGAAATATTTGACAGGTGGGCTAGTGAATTTAGCTGATAACTTggtcaaaaaaagaggtCATAATTCTATCATTGGTCATGAAAAGACAAACGCCTTAgaaactttgaagaaaaagaaaaagagaaataatTAA
- the SUP45 gene encoding translation termination factor eRF1 (Polypeptide release factor (eRF1) in translation termination; mutant form acts as a recessive omnipotent suppressor; methylated by Mtq2p-Trm112p in ternary complex eRF1-eRF3-GTP; mutation of methylation site confers resistance to zymocin; has a role in cytokinesis through interaction with Mlc1p) encodes MDNEVEKNIEIWKVKKLVQSLEKARGNGTSMISLVIPPKGQIPLYQKMLTDEYGTASNIKSRVNRLSVLSAITSTQQKLKLYNTLPKNGLVLYCGDIITEDGKEKKVTFDIEPYKPINTSLYLCDNKFHTEVLSELLQADDKFGFIVMDGQGTLFGSVSGNTRTVLHKFTVDLPKKHGRGGQSALRFARLREEKRHNYVRKVAEVAVQNFITNDKVNVKGLILAGSADFKTDLAKSELFDPRLACKVISIVDVSYGGENGFNQAIELSAEALANVKYVQEKKLLEAYFDEISQDTGKFCYGIDDTLKALDLGAVEKLIVFENLETIRYTFKDAEDNEVIKFAEPEAKDKSFAIDKATGQEMDVVSEEPLIEWLAANYKNFGATLEFITDKSSEGAQFVTGFGGIGAMLRYKVNFEQLVDESEDEYYDEDEGSDYDFI; translated from the coding sequence ATGGATAACGaggttgaaaaaaatattgagaTCTGGAAGGTCAAGAAGTTGGTCCAATCTTTAGAAAAAGCTAGAGGTAATGGTACTTCTATGATTTCCTTAGTTATTCCTCCTAAGGGTCAAATTCCACTGtaccaaaaaatgttaACAGATGAATATGGTACTGCCTCGAATATTAAATCTAGGGTTAATCGTCTTTCCGTTTTATCTGCTATCACTTCCACCCAACAAAAGTTGAAGCTATATAATACTTTGCCCAAGAACGGTTTAGTTTTATATTGTGGTGATATCATCACTGAAGatggtaaagaaaaaaaggtcACTTTTGACATCGAACCTTACAAACCTATCAACACATCCTTATATTTGTGTGATAACAAATTTCATACAGAAGTTCTTTCGGAATTGCTTCAAGCTGACGACAAGTTCGGTTTTATAGTCATGGACGGTCAAGGTACTTTGTTTGGTTCTGTGTCCGGTAATACGAGAACTGTTTTACATAAATTTACTGTCGATCTGCCAAAAAAGCATGGTAGAGGTGGTCAATCTGCGCTTCGTTTTGCTCGTttaagagaagaaaaaagacaTAATTATGTGAGAAAGGTCGCCGAAGTTGCTgttcaaaattttattactAATGACAAAGTCAATGTTAAGGGTTTAATTTTAGCTGGTTCTGCTGACTTTAAGACCGATTTGGCTAAATCTGAATTATTCGATCCAAGACTAGCATGTAAGGTTATTTCCATCGTGGATGTTTCTTATGGTGGTGAAAACGGTTTCAACCAGGCTATCGAACTTTCTGCCGAAGCGTTGGCCAATGTCAAGTAtgttcaagaaaagaaattattggAGGCATATTTTGACGAAATTTCCCAGGACACTGGTAAATTCTGTTATGGTATAGATGATACTTTAAAGGCATTGGATTTAGGTGCAGTCGAAAAATTAATTGTTTTCGAAAATTTGGAAACTATCAGATATACATTTAAAGATGCCGAGGATAATGAGGTTATAAAATTCGCTGAACCAGAAGCCAAGGACAAGTCGTTTGCTATTGACAAAGCTACCGGCCAAGAAATGGACGTTGTCTCCGAAGAACCTTTAATTGAATGGCTAGCAGCTAACTACAAAAACTTCGGTGCTACCTTGGAATTCATCACAGACAAATCTTCAGAAGGTGCCCAATTTGTCACAGGTTttggtggtattggtgCCATGCTGCGTTACAAAGTTAATTTTGAACAACTAGTTGATGAATCTGAGGATGAATATTatgacgaagatgaaggaTCCGACTATGATTTcatttaa
- a CDS encoding uncharacterized protein (hypothetical protein; conserved across S. cerevisiae strains; YBR144C is not an essential gene): MLFDSSFRERRTFYNAAGSVSVPFYKQIAEQTHDIFKRCNVREHILRPCPVDISHFSRDLNGAPLSYTENIKFTAKFWANAWIDYESVMKTLLVKLYISFFFMC; this comes from the coding sequence ATGCTTTTTGACTCATCCTTCCGCGAAAGGAGAACTTTTTACAATGCCGCCGGCTCTGTTAGCGTACCCTTCTACAAGCAGATAGCAGAACAAACACAtgatatattcaaaaggtGCAATGTCAGAGAACATATATTGCGCCCCTGTCCTGTAGACATCAGTCATTTTTCGCGGGACTTGAATGGCGCACCATTATCCTATACAGAAAACATTAAATTTACTGCAAAATTTTGGGCAAACGCTTGGATAGACTATGAATCCGTCATGAAGACACTACTtgtaaaattatatatatccttttttttcatgtgCTAG
- the ADH5 gene encoding alcohol dehydrogenase ADH5 (Alcohol dehydrogenase isoenzyme V; involved in ethanol production; ADH5 has a paralog, ADH1, that arose from the whole genome duplication) gives MPSQVIPEKQKAIVFYETDGKLEYKDVTVPEPKPNEILVHVKYSGVCHSDLHAWHGDWPFQLKFPLIGGHEGAGVVVKLGSNVKGWKVGDFAGIKWLNGTCMSCEYCEVGNESQCPYLDGTGFTHDGTFQEYATADAVQAAHIPPNVNLAEVAPILCAGITVYKALKRANVIPGQWVTISGACGGLGSLAIQYALAMGYRVIGIDGGNAKRKLFEQLGGEIFIDFTEEKDIVGAIIKATNGGSHGVINVSVSEAAIEASTRYCRPNGTVVLVGMPAHAYCNSDVFNQVVKSISIVGSCVGNRADTREALDFFARGLIKSPIHLAGLSDVPEIFAKMEKGEIVGRYVVETSK, from the coding sequence ATGCCTTCGCAAGTCATTCctgaaaaacaaaaggcTATTGTCTTTTATGAGACAGATGGAAAATTGGAATATAAAGACGTCACAGTTCCGGAACCTAAGCCTAACGAAATTTTAGTCCACGTTAAATATTCTGGTGTTTGTCATAGTGACTTGCACGCGTGGCACGGTGATTGGCCATTTCAATTGAAATTTCCATTAATCGGTGGTCACGAAGGTGCTGGTGTTGTTGTTAAGTTGGGATCTAACGTTAAGGGCTGGAAAGTCGGTGATTTTGCAGGTATAAAATGGTTGAATGGGACTTGCATGTCCTGTGAATATTGTGAAGTAGGTAATGAATCTCAATGTCCTTATTTGGATGGTACTGGCTTCACACATGATGGTACTTTTCAAGAATACGCAACTGCCGATGCCGTTCAAGCTGCCCATATTCCACCAAACGTCAATCTTGCTGAAGTTGCCCCAATCTTGTGTGCAGGTATCACTGTTTATAAGGCGTTGAAAAGAGCCAATGTGATACCAGGCCAATGGGTCACTATATCCGGTGCATGCGGTGGCTTGGGTTCTCTGGCAATCCAATACGCCCTTGCTATGGGTTACAGGGTCATTGGTATCGATGGTGGTAATGCCAAGCGAAAGTTATTTGAACAATTAGGCGGAGAAATATTCATCGATTTCacggaagaaaaagacattGTTGGTGCTATAATAAAGGCCACTAATGGCGGTTCTCATGGAGTTATTAATGTGTCTGTTTCTGAAGCAGCTATCGAGGCTTCTACGAGGTATTGTAGGCCCAATGGTACTGTCGTCCTGGTTGGTATGCCAGCTCATGCTTACTGCAATTCCGATGTTTTCAATCAAGTTGTAAAATCAATCTCCATCGTTGGATCTTGTGTTGGAAATAGAGCTGATACAAGGGAGGCTTTAGATTTCTTCGCCAGAGGTTTGATCAAATCTCCGATCCACTTAGCTGGCCTATCGGATGTTCctgaaatttttgcaaaGATGGAGAAGGGTGAAATTGTTGGTAGATATGTTGTTGAGACTTCTAAATGA
- the MRPS9 gene encoding mitochondrial 37S ribosomal protein uS9m MRPS9 (Mitochondrial ribosomal protein of the small subunit), with the protein MFSRLSLFRRAALAPAPMRMSFRTIYQKTEDELPRRIVPKLATFYSANPNHEDRINRLERLLRKYIKLPSQNNNEAQQTKAPWISFDEYALIGGGTKLKPTQYTQLLYMLNKLHNIDPQLTNDEITSELSQYYKKSSMLSNNIKIKTLDEFGRSIAVGKRKSSTAKVFVVRGTGEILVNGRQLNDYFLKMKDRESIMYPLQVIESVGKYNIFATTSGGGPTGQAESIMHAIAKALVVFNPLLKSRLHKAGVLTRDYRHVERKKPGKKKARKMPTWVKR; encoded by the coding sequence ATGTTTTCAAGGCTTTCTTTGTTTCGAAGGGCAGCTCTGGCTCCTGCCCCTATGAGAATGTCTTTTAGGActatttatcaaaaaacCGAGGATGAATTGCCCAGAAGGATCGTCCCAAAGCTAGCCACATTTTATTCGGCGAATCCTAACCATGAAGATCGTATTAATCGACTCGAAAGACTTCTAAGGAAATACATAAAACTGCCATCTCAGAACAACAATGAAGCACAACAAACAAAAGCTCCTTGGATTTCTTTCGATGAGTACGCTTTAATCGGCGGTGGTACGAAATTAAAGCCTACGCAATATACTCAGCTACTGTATATGTTGAATAAACTTCACAACATTGATCCTCAACTTACTAATGATGAAATCACATCCGAACTATCCcaatattataaaaaaagttcaatgCTTTCcaataatatcaaaatcaaaacttTAGATGAGTTTGGAAGAAGTATAGCCGttggaaaaaggaaaagttcCACTGCGAAAGTATTCGTTGTTAGAGGTACAGGTGAGATATTAGTTAATGGTCGACAATTGAATGATTACTTCCTTAAGATGAAAGACAGAGAATCAATCATGTATCCACTTCAAGTGATCGAATCAGTTGGAAAGTACAATATTTTTGCGACAACGTCTGGAGGCGGACCTACGGGTCAGGCTGAATCAATCATGCACGCCATTGCGAAAGCTTTGGTTGTGTTCAATCCATTATTAAAATCCAGACTACATAAAGCTGGCGTCTTAACAAGAGATTACAGGCACGTCGAAAGAAAGAAGCcaggaaaaaagaaggcaAGAAAGATGCCAACATGGGTCAAGAGATAG
- the RTC2 gene encoding cationic amino acid transporter (Putative vacuolar membrane transporter for cationic amino acids; likely contributes to amino acid homeostasis by exporting cationic amino acids from the vacuole; positive regulation by Lys14p suggests that lysine may be the primary substrate; member of the PQ-loop family, with seven transmembrane domains; similar to mammalian PQLC2 vacuolar transporter; RTC2 has a paralog, YPQ1, that arose from the whole genome duplication), whose product MKLIPIILNAKNLSGMAGSISICCWIVVFVPQIYENFRRQSAEGLSLLFIVLWLLGDIFNVMGAMMQNLLPTMIILAAYYTLADLILLIQCMWYDKEKKSILQEVKKNVDPVHLPPANPINETVLQDVFNEYEPLLPRIEEEDSQSYSSLELGRTIVVKERENFFNDFLIVSGVLIAGILSWYISYCSGLDNGIPKKKPAFEQINLPAQILGYLSAILYLGSRIPQIVLNFKRKSCEGVSFLFFLFACLGNTSFIISVLSASWLIGSAGTLLMDFTVFIQFFLYAKPKYEKILIDN is encoded by the coding sequence ATGAAGCTGATCCCAATTATTTTGAATGCTAAGAATCTCAGTGGGATGGCTGGATCCATATCAATATGCTGTTGGATTGTTGTGTTTGTACCACAGATTTATGAAAACTTCCGAAGACAGTCTGCGGAGGGATTATCACTGCTTTTCATTGTGTTGTGGCTATTAGGTGATATATTTAACGTCATGGGAGCTATGATGCAAAATTTACTCCCAACCATGATAATTTTAGCTGCTTACTATACATTGGCAGATTTAATTTTGTTAATACAGTGCATGTGGTATGACaaggagaagaagagcATTTTACAAGAAgtcaagaaaaatgttgATCCTGTGCATTTGCCTCCAGCAAACCCCATAAATGAGACTGTCTTACAAGACGTTTTTAATGAATATGAGCCACTTTTGCCAAGgatagaagaagaagatagCCAATCGTATAGCTCGCTTGAGCTTGGCAGAACAATAGTCGTAAAGGAAAGagagaattttttcaatgactTCTTAATTGTTTCAGGTGTACTTATTGCCGGAATTTTGTCATGGTATATATCTTACTGTTCCGGCCTAGATAACGGTAttcctaaaaaaaaacctgCGTTCGAACAGATTAATTTACCTGCACAAATTTTAGGGTATTTAAGTGCGATACTGTACTTGGGCTCTAGGATCCCTCAGATTGTTCTTaacttcaaaagaaaatcatgCGAAGGAGTCTCATTcctattctttttatttgcaTGCTTAGGGAACACTTCTTTCATAATCTCAGTGCTCTCAGCATCTTGGCTTATCGGTAGCGCTGGTACGCTGTTGATGGACTTCACAgttt